In Torulaspora delbrueckii CBS 1146 chromosome 1, complete genome, one genomic interval encodes:
- the DSC3 gene encoding Dsc3p (similar to Saccharomyces cerevisiae YOR223W; ancestral locus Anc_8.645) has translation MSQEPLLPLYNDSGSPDELRRCVVVRFSDVSIGDLQLDITNIPYGQINTHWLRSQCREHRGQSTEGRRLKFIRSGAMLNSHSDLSNELNRYFIQQRPQADGNKFYIHCIVSTERLSADQLANEDALDDTSPSSEGTTTQAIGFDRLRAVGFTDQEIDLLRQQFRSAYGDLEEEMTQSHDRDIRQLEEQWMESDVNREGGTIQDTQFNSVPIANYKHNRDLLIGICIGFCLGVFGLLLMRMNGLFNKRQKMSVFAGIIVNIMFNLVRGF, from the coding sequence ATGTCTCAGGAACCGCTTTTGCCTCTTTATAATGATTCTGGGAGTCCAGATGAATTGCGCCGGTGCGTGGTTGTACGGTTTTCCGATGTTAGTATAGGTGATTTACAACTAGATATCACGAATATACCTTACGGCCAGATTAACACTCATTGGCTCAGGAGTCAATGTCGAGAGCATCGTGGTCAATCCACTGAAGGTCGCAGACTTAAGTTTATTCGCAGCGGAGCAATGTTGAACTCGCATTCAGACCTCTCCAACGAATTGAACCGATATTTCATACAACAAAGGCCACAAGCAGATGGGAACAAGTTTTATATCCATTGTATTGTGAGCACAGAACGACTAAGTGCCGACCAACTGGCCAATGAGGATGCACTGGATGATACTTCTCCATCGAGCGAAGGTACTACCACACAAGCTATTGGATTCGATAGACTGCGAGCCGTTGGTTTCACAGACCAGGAGATCGATCTGCTGAGACAGCAGTTCCGTTCTGCCTATGGTGAtttagaagaagagatgaCACAATCGCATGATCGAGATATACGACAATTGGAAGAACAGTGGATGGAGAGTGATGTGAACCGTGAAGGGGGTACAATTCAAGACACACAGTTCAACTCTGTTCCTATCGCCAACTACAAACACAATCGAGATCTGCTCATTGGTATCTGCATCGGGTTCTGCCTAGGTGTATTCGGACTATTACTCATGCGCATGAACGGGTTGTTCAACAAACGACAAAAGATGTCTGTATTTGCTGGAATCATTGTCAATATCATGTTTAACCTTGTACGTGGCTTCTAA
- the RPB8 gene encoding DNA-directed RNA polymerase core subunit RPB8 (similar to Saccharomyces cerevisiae RPB8 (YOR224C); ancestral locus Anc_8.646), whose protein sequence is MSSTLFDDIFAVTDVDPGRYNKVSRIEASSTTQDQCKLSLDVNTDLFPVQLQEQLTVTIASSLGVDEGANDSSATRSWRPPPPGERSLADDYDYVMYGTAYKFEEVSKELIAVYYSFGGLLMRLEGNYRSLNNVKQENAYLLIRR, encoded by the coding sequence ATGTCGAGTACGTTgtttgatgatatttttgcTGTGACGGATGTAGATCCAGGTCGGTACAATAAAGTTTCGCGGATCGAAGCGAGTTCAACGACTCAGGACCAGTGTAAATTGTCCCTAGATGTGAATACAGATTTATTCCCAGTGCAATTGCAAGAACAGTTGACAGTAACGATTGCAAGTTCTCTAGGAGTGGACGAGGGTGCTAATGATAGTTCTGCTACTCGTTCGTGGAGGCCGCCACCACCGGGCGAGAGATCTTTGGCGGATGATTACGACTATGTGATGTACGGTACGGCGTACAAATTCGAAGAAGTGTCAAAGGAACTTATCGCTGTGTATTATTCGTTTGGTGGGCTTCTGATGAGACTCGAAGGAAATTACAGATCGTTAAACAACGTTAAGCAAGAAAATGCATATTTGTTGATTCGTCGTTAG
- the ISU2 gene encoding putative iron-binding protein ISU2 (similar to Saccharomyces cerevisiae ISU2 (YOR226C) and ISU1 (YPL135W); ancestral locus Anc_8.647): MFTRLLRPGLQNSARLTTKRLYHPKVIDHYTNPRNVGSLDKKLPNVGTGLVGAPACGDVMKLQIQVDDSGVIENVKFKTFGCGSAIASSSYMTELVRGKTLEDAARIKNTEIAKELSLPPVKLHCSMLAEDAIKAAIKDYQTKRKSTVLH; this comes from the coding sequence ATGTTTACACGTTTACTGAGACCAGGATTACAAAATAGTGCAAGGCTTACTACAAAAAGATTATATCATCCTAAAGTGATCGATCATTATACAAATCCTAGAAATGTTGGTTCCCTCGATAAGAAACTGCCAAACGTTGGTACGGGGCTTGTGGGTGCACCAGCTTGCGGAGATGTGATGAAATTACAAATACAAGTCGATGACTCTGGTGTTATTGAAAATGTTAAATTCAAGACTTTTGGTTGTGGTTCCGCAATTGCTTCATCTTCGTATATGACAGAACTAGTGCGAGGCAAGACTTTAGAAGATGCAGCTCGTATCAAAAACACAGAAATTGCCAAGGAATTAAGTCTTCCACCGGTGAAACTGCATTGTTCGATGCTTGCCGAAGATGCCATCAAGGCGGCTATTAAAGATTACCAGACTAAACGTAAGTCAACTGTGCTGCATTGA